The genomic DNA CGCCAAGCGCGAGGGCACACGGAAATGTAGTGGAAGGAAAGCCGAGAAAAACAGGCCTACGGATGCCAGAAATCTGCTAACTGCTGGATGTGCtggtgaaaaaaggaaagtgCTGGGAGGGGAGGATGTGGGAGCCGTTCTGCGGAGAAGCTACGGAGGAAACTGGCTCTCATACCCTTGGCCCCGCTTTCTGACCTGAGCCTGAcctgttttctctcctctcccactGTTTGTCAGTTCCAGACAACCAGAGGCTGCCAGCACCCACCTTTTTGGCAACTGCCTTTCCCTGGATTCTACCTACCCGGGTCAGACTCTTTTCGCTACCCGATCAGGGGAGAGGGACGGCTTTCAGAGGctttcctccctgtcttcctgTGTGTCCCCATATTTATCAGTGTAAACGGTCTCTCCGCAGAAAATATCGAGATGGTGTTTGTGTTTGTAAGGACACCCTGTGAATATAATTTTTCTGAACAAGGCCTTCTCTGGTCTAATCTGGGCCCCGGACAATCTGGCTGGTGGGATTTCAGACACACATCATTAGGCCCACCTTCCTGCCATATCTAAACACcctggaaagaaaataattgactgTGTACTTTTCCTaagaataataaagataaaagacaaagaaggccccAGGGATTCAGAGTTCAAAACCAAAGAATCGAGACTCGAGCCTCCTGTGCCACGAGCTGTAGCTTCTCGGGTGGTGGCCGCAGAGGCCAGGCTCGCATAGCTGGGTGAACATTCGGTTGTGGCTGGAACTGGGGTGAGGAAGCAGGCATGAGAGACTGGAGTACCCGAGGCCGGGTTTGCTCTCCCTAGCGCCGCAGCTTGTCGTTCTGGGGCGGTCCGCGGGGCCAGAAAGCATGGCGCAGCCCGGAGTTGGGTACTCACCGGAGGATGGACGATCCGAATAACGCGTGCAGTAGACCCAGGCGGGCCATACGAGAGGCTGCTGCGAGTCAGTTTTGACCACGGGCCCGCCGTTGGCTGAGCCCATAAGTAGGATGGCGGGGTTGCCGTGCTCCGGGTATTTGGTGCCCTGCGCTCCTGGGCTCCCTGCGCCGCCTCCActgccgccgccaccgccgctgTCCGAGGGCTTGGCTGctgcggccgccgccgccgccgctgccacTGCCGCCGcggccgctgccgccgccgccgccgcagccggGTTCCCAGCTTTAGACGCGCCCGCGCCGGCGGCGACTGGCTGGGAGCCGTCGGGTGGGCCACAGTTCGCGTCCGGGGCGCACAGGAGCGAGGCAGCGCCTGGCGCCCGGGTGCCCAACGGGTGGACAGGGTCTCTACCTGCGCCAGTCTGGCCTCTGTCACGCTCGACCCGGCCTCCTCCTCCTGCGCCTCCTCTGGCCGccgcagccaccagaagctgcgGTGGCGGCTGCTCCTTTTTGCAGCCGAAGTCCGGCCTCAGGATGTTGTCGATGAAAAAGTTGGTGGTGCGGTGCAGCTGGGCCGCTGGCTGCGGCTGGTGAGCAGGCGCCGCGAGATGCTgaggcggcgggggcggggggtgTGGGGGGAGGTGCGGGTGGTGGGCCAGGGGCGGCAGGCAAGGCGCCGCGGGCGGCGAGGGGGGCGCTGGCTGCGGGGACACGGGCACGCTGTCTCCATCGCTGCCGCTGCTGCCGCTGGCGCCCGGACTGAGGCTCAGGCTGAGGCCGCCCGgggtcgccgccgccgccgccgcgccgaGGCCCGAGTCGCGCTGACTTTTAGGTTCCGGCTGCTGTTCTTCCATGCTCGGCCGCCCCGCCGCCCCGGCCGCCGCGCCGGCCCCCGCCCCCACCGCCTCGCTCCCCACCCCACTTTGCCAGCGGCCCGTGGGGGTGCgcagaggaaggaggcaggcGAAGCCCCAGCGAAGGCACGGGCGGGTGC from Piliocolobus tephrosceles isolate RC106 chromosome 11, ASM277652v3, whole genome shotgun sequence includes the following:
- the EN1 gene encoding homeobox protein engrailed-1 is translated as MEEQQPEPKSQRDSGLGAAAAAATPGGLSLSLSPGASGSSGSDGDSVPVSPQPAPPSPPAAPCLPPLAHHPHLPPHPPPPPPQHLAAPAHQPQPAAQLHRTTNFFIDNILRPDFGCKKEQPPPQLLVAAAARGGAGGGGRVERDRGQTGAGRDPVHPLGTRAPGAASLLCAPDANCGPPDGSQPVAAGAGASKAGNPAAAAAAAAAAAAVAAAAAAAAAAKPSDSGGGGGSGGGAGSPGAQGTKYPEHGNPAILLMGSANGGPVVKTDSQQPLVWPAWVYCTRYSDRPSSGPRTRKLKKKKNEKEDKRPRTAFTAEQLQRLKAEFQANRYITEQRRQTLAQELSLNESQIKIWFQNKRAKIKKATGIKNGLALHLMAQGLYNHSTTTVQDKDESE